In the Blastocatellia bacterium genome, one interval contains:
- a CDS encoding carboxypeptidase-like regulatory domain-containing protein — MKRLALITIVVLGLIGGSFAAQQKTGTLKGKVEGEKGKPLADVEVRVMSSRSRQIKEATTDAGGQYQLELEPDNYTVSFDAEGYAGGTMRDMQQVEEGKITEVKTIQLTRAKRTSRVSGAVFDARGLSLPGVRLKLARVPTPEEEKEHKKIDSLSRDYITNNRGEFAFRLPAMRARYRVTASLDGYLTQTKFVDVSESEAVPLAFTLELAKK, encoded by the coding sequence ATGAAGCGACTCGCACTAATAACTATCGTTGTGCTTGGCTTGATCGGCGGCAGTTTCGCCGCGCAGCAGAAGACCGGAACGCTCAAGGGCAAGGTTGAAGGCGAGAAGGGCAAGCCGCTCGCCGACGTTGAAGTGCGCGTGATGAGCAGCCGCTCGCGCCAGATTAAAGAAGCGACTACCGATGCCGGCGGACAATACCAGCTTGAGCTGGAGCCCGACAATTACACCGTCTCTTTCGACGCCGAAGGTTATGCCGGCGGCACCATGCGCGATATGCAGCAGGTCGAAGAGGGGAAGATCACCGAGGTCAAAACGATTCAGCTGACCAGGGCCAAGCGCACGTCGAGGGTCAGCGGCGCGGTCTTTGACGCGCGCGGCCTGTCGCTGCCGGGCGTGCGCTTGAAGCTGGCGCGAGTGCCGACCCCTGAAGAGGAGAAAGAACACAAGAAGATTGACTCGCTGTCGCGCGACTACATCACCAACAACCGCGGCGAATTCGCCTTTCGCCTGCCGGCAATGCGGGCTCGTTATCGGGTTACCGCTTCGCTGGACGGTTACCTGACGCAGACGAAATTCGTTGATGTCAGCGAAAGCGAAGCCGTGCCGCTGGCCTTCACGCTGGAGCTTGCCAAGAAGTGA
- the rsmD gene encoding 16S rRNA (guanine(966)-N(2))-methyltransferase RsmD — protein sequence MRVIGGAYRSRRLRAVEGLGVRPTSDRLRETLFNILGARVAGSRFLDLCAGSGAVGIEAISRGATLSVFVEQSRRACSVIEANLHGLGINGVKVICRDVNAALKQLAADGQPFDLIFFDPPYASSLYATVLDSLGESPLPAADGVLIVEHRDKLPLASQYGRLQQFRQLKQGESALAFYSAT from the coding sequence GTGAGGGTCATCGGCGGAGCATATCGCAGTCGCAGGCTGCGCGCGGTCGAAGGGCTGGGCGTGCGGCCCACTTCGGATCGCCTGCGCGAAACCTTGTTTAACATACTCGGCGCGCGTGTCGCCGGCAGCCGCTTTCTCGACCTCTGCGCCGGGTCGGGCGCGGTCGGCATCGAAGCGATAAGCCGCGGCGCGACCCTGTCGGTCTTCGTCGAGCAGTCGCGCCGCGCTTGCAGCGTCATCGAAGCCAACCTGCATGGGCTCGGCATCAATGGCGTTAAGGTCATCTGCCGCGACGTCAATGCGGCGCTCAAACAATTAGCCGCCGACGGCCAGCCCTTCGACCTCATCTTCTTCGACCCGCCCTACGCATCAAGCCTCTACGCCACCGTCCTCGACAGCCTCGGAGAGAGCCCGCTGCCGGCCGCCGATGGCGTGCTGATCGTCGAGCATCGCGACAAGCTGCCCCTTGCAAGCCAGTACGGCAGGCTGCAACAGTTTCGCCAACTTAAGCAGGGCGAATCGGCGCTGGCCTTTTATAGCGCAACCTGA